One stretch of Candidatus Hydrogenedentota bacterium DNA includes these proteins:
- a CDS encoding HEAT repeat domain-containing protein, with protein sequence MKRSLCAALSYSLLISLSMLLSPDSFADTITMKSSVKVEGIVKRDMEDYVEVLVGDRLIKLRKNEIHSIEKNSNDGTVDFDALQKEADEQDKLLTQQTGLDRHQREDVLMYIVRLSDPDATRASESKRALVAMGAKHDLLPFIEFILPSYLPNTVCHILKLLGEITPDAAQRIFLQYIYTPDEHVRSTCVELLDTTKNKEARELIFRAFLDHTNIVKISACKVLARMGAKEATALLLTSYNHFDPWVEHNTREALVQIWSADPDASKLEKRQDWEVFWEEKQQEVPKTINLENLEPLVPPGTHHPGC encoded by the coding sequence ATGAAACGTAGCTTGTGTGCAGCCCTTAGTTACTCGTTGTTAATATCCCTGTCTATGCTCCTTAGCCCGGACTCTTTTGCCGATACGATCACAATGAAGAGCAGCGTGAAAGTAGAGGGTATCGTCAAGCGGGATATGGAAGATTATGTGGAGGTTCTTGTTGGGGATCGGCTAATCAAATTGCGCAAGAATGAAATTCATTCGATTGAAAAAAATAGTAATGACGGCACCGTTGATTTTGATGCGCTTCAAAAAGAAGCCGACGAACAAGACAAACTTCTGACCCAACAAACAGGACTGGATCGACATCAACGGGAAGATGTGCTCATGTATATTGTGCGTCTGAGTGATCCTGACGCAACAAGAGCCTCAGAATCAAAGCGGGCACTAGTTGCCATGGGCGCTAAACACGATTTGCTCCCCTTCATTGAATTTATTTTGCCGTCCTATTTGCCCAATACGGTCTGTCATATACTGAAACTTCTCGGAGAGATAACGCCCGACGCCGCGCAACGGATCTTCCTCCAATACATATACACGCCTGATGAACATGTGCGCAGTACTTGTGTAGAGCTTTTAGATACGACAAAAAATAAAGAGGCGCGAGAATTGATCTTTCGCGCTTTTTTGGATCACACGAATATCGTAAAAATTAGCGCATGCAAAGTGTTGGCCCGTATGGGCGCTAAAGAAGCGACTGCCCTGTTGCTGACCAGTTATAACCATTTTGACCCTTGGGTAGAACATAATACGCGGGAGGCATTAGTACAGATTTGGAGTGCCGATCCCGACGCCAGTAAGCTCGAGAAACGACAGGATTGGGAAGTTTTTTGGGAAGAGAAACAGCAAGAGGTACCCAAAACGATTAACCTTGAAAATCTGGAGCCTTTAGTGCCGCCCGGTACACACCATCCCGGCTGTTAA